Proteins from a genomic interval of Yoonia sp. GPGPB17:
- a CDS encoding type IV secretory system conjugative DNA transfer family protein translates to MDTGQILIVNLAKGRLGSDIANVLGGLITSGIMNAATTRHTLPEAARRPFFLYVDEFPNLTTQSFASMLSEARKYRLGLVLAAQHLSQLSTDVSDAVFGNVGNLIAFRVGVKDAPLLAKQMAPFEALDLQNQPNHRAAVQVMSAGQRLAPFSASMYPPYRLQ, encoded by the coding sequence ATCGTAAACCTCGCCAAAGGACGGCTCGGGAGTGACATCGCCAACGTCCTTGGGGGCCTGATCACCTCAGGCATCATGAATGCCGCCACCACGCGCCACACACTGCCTGAGGCCGCGCGGCGTCCGTTCTTCCTATACGTCGATGAGTTCCCAAATCTCACGACACAGAGCTTTGCCAGTATGCTGTCCGAGGCCCGCAAGTACCGACTAGGGCTTGTGCTGGCGGCACAGCATCTTTCCCAGCTCAGCACAGACGTCTCGGACGCGGTCTTTGGGAATGTCGGCAATCTGATCGCCTTCCGCGTTGGGGTGAAGGACGCGCCCTTGCTGGCAAAGCAAATGGCACCTTTTGAGGCCCTTGATCTGCAAAACCAGCCCAACCACCGAGCTGCGGTGCAAGTGATGAGTGCAGGGCAACGTCTCGCACCGTTCTCAGCCTCAATGTATCCACCATATCGGCTGCAGTGA